A window from Streptomyces sp. NBC_00335 encodes these proteins:
- a CDS encoding toxin-antitoxin system, toxin component translates to MRTTRAMRKLGDDLLAAARLTPGTDAPAIIGSLCAAYGSGRDRPVVFRFAVFPPDTASGLWLEMEDRDLLVIEERTRPEHQLVIACHELWHLDEGTCDRHGQGMAVAARLTGRGGRLAELLHSEDGLSSVLRQAAARADRSDPAEIRAETFGLHLGKILRTFLPPPREEQVPEVIERIKTSFGCGR, encoded by the coding sequence ATGAGGACCACACGGGCCATGCGGAAGCTCGGCGACGATCTGCTGGCGGCGGCGCGCCTGACTCCGGGTACGGACGCCCCCGCCATCATCGGGAGCCTGTGCGCCGCCTACGGGAGCGGCCGCGACCGGCCGGTCGTGTTCCGGTTCGCCGTCTTCCCGCCCGACACGGCCAGCGGGCTGTGGCTGGAGATGGAGGACCGCGACCTCCTCGTCATCGAGGAGCGCACCCGGCCCGAGCACCAGCTCGTCATCGCCTGCCACGAGCTGTGGCACCTGGACGAGGGGACCTGCGACCGGCACGGTCAGGGCATGGCGGTGGCCGCCCGGCTGACCGGCCGGGGCGGCCGCCTGGCGGAGCTGCTGCACTCCGAGGACGGGCTGAGCTCCGTGCTGCGGCAGGCGGCCGCCCGGGCCGACCGCAGCGATCCCGCGGAGATCCGGGCGGAGACCTTCGGCCTGCACCTCGGAAAGATCCTCAGGACCTTCCTGCCACCGCCCCGGGAAGAGCAGGTACCCGAGGTGATCGAGCGCATCAAGACCTCGTTCGGCTGTGGACGTTGA
- a CDS encoding helix-turn-helix domain-containing protein yields MTTAAPLTVGALLRNWRERRGLSQLELAGRADSSSRHISFVETGRSRPSEEMVLRLADRLDVPVRDRNALLVAAGYAPRYAHTPLDDPSMEVLREGLERLLAAYEPYPALVVDATYGVVAANRGIMMLMEGLPEHLLAGPLNAMRLTLHPEGLAPRIRNLREWRGHLLAQMERQIALARSAPLRALYEEVAAYPLPTGAAGAGEDGPHGEGPYQDGPHGDEPYQDGPVEAVAYLALPLRIEHDGHLLSFVSSISTFNTPMDVTVAELAIETLLPADPATVKYLRSLAP; encoded by the coding sequence ATGACGACTGCTGCGCCCTTGACGGTAGGAGCCCTGCTGCGCAACTGGCGGGAGCGGCGCGGGCTCAGCCAGCTGGAGCTGGCGGGCCGCGCCGACTCCTCCTCCCGGCACATCAGCTTCGTGGAGACGGGCCGTTCCCGGCCGAGCGAGGAGATGGTGCTGCGGCTCGCCGACCGGCTGGACGTCCCGGTTCGGGACCGCAACGCCCTTCTGGTGGCGGCCGGTTACGCGCCCCGGTACGCCCACACCCCGCTGGACGACCCCTCGATGGAAGTGCTGCGCGAGGGACTGGAACGGCTGCTGGCCGCCTACGAGCCGTATCCGGCGCTGGTGGTGGACGCCACGTACGGCGTGGTGGCCGCCAACCGGGGCATCATGATGCTGATGGAGGGGCTGCCGGAGCACCTCCTGGCCGGTCCCCTCAACGCGATGCGGCTGACCCTGCACCCGGAGGGCCTCGCCCCCCGCATCCGCAACCTGCGCGAGTGGCGCGGGCACCTGCTGGCCCAGATGGAGCGGCAGATCGCACTGGCCCGTTCGGCGCCGCTGCGCGCGCTGTACGAGGAGGTGGCCGCCTATCCGCTGCCCACCGGAGCGGCGGGGGCCGGCGAGGACGGGCCGCACGGGGAAGGGCCGTACCAGGACGGGCCGCACGGGGACGAGCCGTACCAGGACGGGCCGGTCGAGGCCGTCGCGTACCTCGCGCTCCCGCTGCGGATCGAGCACGACGGGCACCTGCTCTCCTTCGTGTCCTCCATCTCGACCTTCAACACCCCCATGGACGTGACGGTCGCCGAGCTGGCCATCGAGACCCTGCTGCCGGCCGACCCGGCGACGGTGAAGTACCTGCGGTCACTGGCGCCCTGA
- a CDS encoding RICIN domain-containing protein: MSEAARETKAPDGVYLIRNAGSGLLLQVESGNRVWVGPDGEPAAARQWEITPVHSGGGIFHLVSVHNGKRLDVANASTESGTRVQVWKANAFGAQEWVVEEHLDDPGVVSLIAAISGLPLEADAEGRARQCEDSDSPAQWWRLEPA; the protein is encoded by the coding sequence GTGAGCGAGGCGGCGAGAGAAACGAAGGCGCCCGACGGCGTGTACCTGATCCGCAATGCCGGGAGCGGGCTGCTGCTCCAGGTCGAGAGCGGCAACCGGGTCTGGGTCGGGCCGGACGGCGAGCCGGCCGCGGCCCGGCAGTGGGAGATCACCCCGGTGCACAGCGGCGGCGGGATCTTCCACCTGGTCAGCGTCCACAACGGCAAGCGGCTCGATGTCGCGAACGCGTCCACCGAGAGCGGCACCCGGGTCCAGGTGTGGAAGGCGAACGCCTTCGGGGCGCAGGAGTGGGTCGTGGAGGAGCACCTCGACGACCCGGGCGTGGTCTCGCTGATCGCCGCCATCAGCGGCCTGCCGCTGGAGGCGGACGCGGAGGGCCGGGCCCGGCAGTGCGAGGACAGCGACTCCCCGGCGCAGTGGTGGCGCCTGGAGCCCGCCTGA
- a CDS encoding 4a-hydroxytetrahydrobiopterin dehydratase — protein sequence MSREPLSQKEIEDRLRELPGWAFEDDRIIRTYRLGSHFAASALVSHIAAVQQELNHHSDLTLGYNTVRLSVNTHDAGDSVTDADFTLAERVESLAPSHGAA from the coding sequence ATGTCGAGAGAGCCGCTTTCGCAGAAGGAGATCGAGGACCGGCTGCGGGAACTCCCCGGCTGGGCCTTCGAGGACGACCGCATCATCCGCACCTACCGGCTGGGCAGCCACTTCGCGGCGAGCGCGCTGGTCAGCCACATCGCCGCCGTGCAGCAGGAGTTGAACCACCACTCCGACCTCACCCTCGGCTACAACACCGTCCGTCTCTCGGTGAACACGCACGACGCCGGAGACTCCGTCACCGACGCCGACTTCACCCTCGCCGAGCGGGTGGAATCCCTGGCCCCCTCCCACGGCGCCGCCTGA
- a CDS encoding hydroxysqualene dehydroxylase, with protein sequence MTRTGNSRRTFIAGAAATAGALSAAGSLAAPAGAATGSAAAGQARSVAVLGGGVAGLTAAHELAERGYAVTVYERRALGGKARSMDVPGSARGGRRPLPAEHGFRFIPGIYHNLPDTMRRIPFPGNANGVWDNLVAPREMMFARAAGREDLRAPIPWPEHSPAELTPDELRRALTGILQSLVRLPLHETAYFVDRALVFLTSCDERRDGQWERTPWWEFTRAARMSSEYQRILAIGVTRNIVATKAEEASTRTVGRLGEAFVFNLLGRGADGPPDRILNLPTNEAWIDPWEAHLRSLGVEFKIGWTVREVRYGDGRVSGVLIEDPAGAAQTVTADHYVSALPVEHARRTWSPALRAADPMLGRCDLLRTDWMTGIQFYLTERAPLVHGHLNCIDSPWSLTAIQQAEHWPARNFPADYGDGAAVDCLSVDISEWDKPGILYGKTAKQCTREEVAREVWAQLKASLNDTGKTLLSDGKLHSWFLDPGVDGIGTPHPTNEDQLLIHPTGTFHNRPSAGTRIPNFFLSGDYVSVDIDLATMEGANASARAAVNSLLDRDGSPASRCTVRPLYRAPEVESAKRQDLWRYRLGLRNVFDLG encoded by the coding sequence GTGACGCGCACAGGAAACTCCAGGCGCACGTTCATCGCGGGGGCCGCCGCCACCGCGGGCGCGTTATCGGCCGCCGGGAGCCTCGCGGCCCCGGCCGGGGCCGCCACCGGATCCGCCGCGGCCGGGCAGGCGCGCAGCGTGGCCGTCCTCGGCGGCGGGGTCGCCGGCCTCACCGCCGCGCACGAACTGGCCGAACGCGGCTACGCCGTCACCGTGTACGAGCGGCGGGCGCTCGGCGGCAAGGCCCGCAGCATGGACGTCCCCGGCAGCGCCCGCGGCGGGCGCCGCCCGCTCCCCGCCGAGCACGGCTTCCGCTTCATCCCGGGGATCTATCACAACCTGCCGGACACGATGCGGCGCATCCCCTTCCCGGGCAACGCCAACGGCGTCTGGGACAACCTCGTCGCCCCGCGCGAGATGATGTTCGCCCGGGCGGCCGGCCGCGAGGACCTGCGCGCGCCCATCCCCTGGCCGGAGCACTCCCCCGCCGAGCTGACCCCCGACGAGCTGCGCCGGGCCCTCACCGGGATCCTCCAGTCGCTGGTCCGCCTCCCGCTCCACGAGACGGCGTACTTCGTCGACCGCGCCCTGGTGTTCCTCACCAGCTGCGACGAGCGGCGCGACGGGCAGTGGGAGCGGACCCCGTGGTGGGAGTTCACCCGGGCCGCGCGGATGTCGAGCGAGTACCAGCGGATCCTCGCCATCGGCGTCACCCGCAACATCGTGGCCACCAAGGCCGAGGAGGCCTCGACCCGCACCGTCGGCAGGCTCGGCGAGGCCTTCGTCTTCAACCTGCTGGGCCGCGGCGCCGACGGCCCGCCGGACCGCATCCTGAACCTCCCCACCAACGAGGCCTGGATCGACCCCTGGGAGGCCCATCTGCGCTCGCTGGGCGTGGAGTTCAAGATCGGGTGGACGGTGCGCGAGGTGCGGTACGGGGACGGCCGCGTGAGCGGGGTCCTCATCGAGGACCCGGCCGGAGCCGCGCAGACGGTCACCGCCGACCACTACGTCAGCGCGCTGCCCGTCGAGCACGCCCGCCGCACCTGGAGCCCGGCGCTGCGCGCGGCCGACCCGATGCTCGGGCGGTGCGACCTGCTGCGGACCGACTGGATGACCGGCATCCAGTTCTACCTCACCGAGCGCGCACCCCTCGTACACGGGCACCTCAACTGCATCGACTCGCCCTGGTCGTTGACGGCGATCCAGCAGGCCGAGCACTGGCCGGCGCGGAACTTCCCCGCCGACTACGGGGACGGCGCGGCCGTGGACTGCCTGTCGGTGGACATCTCCGAGTGGGACAAGCCGGGGATCCTCTACGGGAAGACGGCCAAGCAGTGCACCCGCGAGGAGGTGGCCCGCGAGGTGTGGGCGCAGCTGAAGGCCTCGCTCAACGACACCGGGAAGACCCTGCTGTCGGACGGAAAGCTGCACTCGTGGTTCCTGGACCCGGGGGTGGACGGGATCGGGACCCCCCATCCGACCAACGAGGACCAGCTGTTGATCCACCCGACCGGGACCTTCCACAACCGGCCGAGCGCGGGCACCCGGATCCCGAACTTCTTCCTCAGCGGGGACTACGTGTCCGTCGACATCGACCTGGCGACCATGGAGGGGGCCAACGCCTCGGCCCGGGCGGCGGTCAACTCCCTGCTGGACAGGGATGGTTCACCGGCATCCCGGTGCACGGTGCGGCCGCTCTACCGGGCCCCGGAGGTGGAGTCCGCGAAGCGGCAGGACCTGTGGCGCTACCGCCTCGGCCTGCGGAACGTCTTCGACCTGGGGTGA
- a CDS encoding aldo/keto reductase — MNQVPGIKLNNGTLMPQLGYGVWQVPDAEAEQAVRTALEAGYRSIDTAAIYGNEEGTGKAIASAGVPREELFVTTKLWNGKSETWGRDNALREFDASLAKLGLDEIDLYLIHWPRPMRDDFLAIWKTFEEIAQSGRAKAVGVSNFRPADLERLGAESSLVPAVNQIELHPLLPQSELRALHARLGIATEAWSPLGQGKDLLTLPAVTAIAAKHGRSAAQVVLRWHLQLGNVVIPKSVTPARIRENLDVFGFELDAGDIAALDALGAGSAGRRIGPDPAEFDY, encoded by the coding sequence GTGAATCAGGTCCCCGGCATCAAGCTCAACAACGGCACGCTCATGCCCCAGCTCGGCTACGGCGTCTGGCAGGTTCCGGACGCCGAGGCGGAGCAGGCCGTCCGGACGGCGCTGGAGGCGGGCTACCGCAGCATCGACACGGCCGCCATCTACGGCAACGAGGAGGGCACCGGCAAGGCCATCGCCTCCGCCGGGGTGCCGCGCGAGGAGCTCTTCGTCACCACCAAGCTGTGGAACGGGAAGTCCGAGACCTGGGGCCGGGACAACGCGCTCCGCGAGTTCGACGCCTCGCTCGCCAAGCTGGGCCTCGACGAGATCGACCTGTACCTGATCCACTGGCCGCGCCCGATGCGCGACGACTTCCTCGCCATCTGGAAGACCTTCGAGGAGATCGCGCAGAGCGGCCGCGCCAAGGCCGTCGGCGTGTCCAACTTCCGCCCCGCCGACCTGGAGCGGCTCGGCGCCGAGAGCTCCCTGGTGCCGGCCGTGAACCAGATCGAGCTGCACCCGCTGCTCCCCCAGAGCGAGCTGCGCGCCCTGCACGCCCGCCTGGGCATCGCCACCGAGGCCTGGTCCCCGCTCGGCCAGGGCAAGGACCTGCTCACCCTGCCCGCCGTCACCGCGATCGCCGCCAAGCACGGCCGCTCGGCCGCTCAGGTGGTCCTGCGCTGGCACCTCCAGCTGGGCAACGTCGTGATCCCGAAGTCCGTGACCCCGGCGCGGATCCGGGAGAACCTGGACGTCTTCGGCTTCGAGCTGGACGCCGGGGACATCGCAGCGCTGGACGCGCTCGGCGCGGGCTCGGCGGGCCGCCGGATCGGTCCCGACCCGGCCGAGTTCGACTACTGA
- a CDS encoding ABC transporter permease subunit yields the protein MGDLLAFVLSGLVSGALYALLATGLVLSYSASGLFNFAHGATAYLCALTFYELHSGLGWPAVPAALLVVLVLAPGLGWALDRLMFRRLAQVGETAQIVATIGLLVALPAAGLWTVELLTEAGAPLKPAENQFGLPGVGPSPAKSWQLTADVGIDSDQLITWVATALVAVALWVLMRHTRLGLRLRAAVDNRSLTELRGIDADRLSSVAWMIASGLAGLAGVLATPLLGLSAHDFTLFLFVSATAAVIGRFASVPLAFAGGLGLGVLQNLVVGYASFADSVTGFRTAVPFLILFGGLLVLTRRARAAGTAAVDVASPDHLAGAPWGRRWGVWAAGAVLLGTAFYTVTTPFWSGLLAQGLALALVFMSFTVVTGLGAMVSLAQGTFVTGAALVAGLLMSRGWPFFAALAVGTCVAALLGALVALPALRLGGRSLALATLALAFLADQVLFQMRWLRNGDSGWSIPRPVIGPVDLSDDRALGVALLLLVAAVAAGLSALRASPSGRAMLAVRSAPAAAMASGVSVLRTKLLLFTLSAGLAGFGGVMYASYNTRITATDFTAMTGLVWLAVVVAAGVRRPQYAVVAGLVFAVAPRVMADYVTESAHLPVILFGLAGLALANDPDGYCAAVPVRLARRRAGASSGAKAMASAGTSSGAEAEAGAGAGAGAGAGAGAGAGAGAGAGAGASASTGAGAGAEAEAGAGGVPAARVGGGAGVGPAGLSPTPPLPETGAPPPERRAGWKSAPPAFEARGSGGGAPERPGGPGAAPPVSGRGGVGDTLPAGQAFAAGHSPEGSAPEPPVLEASVPEPPAPNQPARDLAVPDTAIPNQPARERATSNPPAEPPVGAPALELRGVTAGYDGGLVLHGVDLLVRRGEILAVLGPNGAGKSTACRVAAGALAVVGGSVHVGGRDATRDGAVGRSRAGVLLAPEGRGIFPSLSIEENLALYLRDPSERDAVYDRFPRLRERRSVSAGALSGGEQQMLALAPLLQRPPGVLIADEPSLGLAPRVVDEVYGLLMELRAAGTALLLVEEKAAEILGIADTVAYLSQGRVSWCGPRSEVEADRLTEAYLGMAT from the coding sequence ATGGGAGATCTGCTCGCCTTCGTACTGAGCGGTCTGGTGTCCGGCGCCCTGTACGCACTGCTGGCCACCGGGCTGGTGCTGTCGTACTCGGCGTCCGGGCTGTTCAACTTCGCGCACGGGGCCACCGCCTACCTGTGCGCGCTCACCTTCTACGAACTGCACTCCGGGCTCGGCTGGCCGGCCGTCCCGGCGGCGCTGCTGGTGGTCCTCGTACTGGCGCCCGGGCTCGGGTGGGCGCTGGACCGGCTGATGTTCCGCCGGCTCGCGCAGGTCGGCGAGACGGCGCAGATCGTGGCCACCATCGGGCTGCTGGTGGCCCTGCCGGCGGCCGGGCTGTGGACGGTGGAGCTCCTCACCGAGGCGGGAGCGCCGCTCAAGCCGGCGGAGAACCAGTTCGGACTGCCGGGGGTGGGGCCGAGCCCCGCGAAGTCCTGGCAGCTCACCGCCGACGTGGGCATCGACTCCGACCAGCTGATCACCTGGGTGGCCACCGCCCTGGTGGCGGTCGCCCTGTGGGTGCTGATGCGGCACACCCGGCTGGGGCTGCGACTGCGGGCCGCCGTCGACAACCGCTCGCTCACCGAACTGCGCGGGATCGACGCCGACCGGCTGTCCTCGGTGGCGTGGATGATCGCGTCGGGGCTGGCCGGGCTGGCGGGGGTGCTGGCGACCCCGCTCCTCGGGCTGTCGGCGCACGATTTCACGCTGTTCCTGTTCGTGTCGGCCACCGCGGCCGTCATCGGGCGGTTCGCCTCCGTCCCGCTCGCCTTCGCCGGCGGGCTGGGGCTCGGGGTCCTGCAGAACCTGGTCGTCGGCTACGCGTCCTTCGCCGACTCCGTCACCGGCTTCAGGACGGCCGTGCCCTTCCTGATCCTCTTCGGCGGGCTGCTGGTGCTCACCCGGCGGGCCCGGGCCGCCGGAACCGCCGCCGTGGACGTGGCCTCGCCGGACCATCTGGCCGGGGCCCCGTGGGGACGGCGCTGGGGGGTGTGGGCCGCGGGCGCGGTCCTGCTGGGCACGGCCTTCTACACCGTGACCACACCCTTCTGGAGCGGGCTCCTCGCCCAAGGGCTCGCGCTGGCCCTGGTGTTCATGTCCTTCACCGTGGTCACCGGGCTCGGGGCGATGGTGTCCCTGGCCCAGGGCACCTTCGTGACCGGGGCCGCGCTGGTGGCCGGACTGCTGATGAGCCGCGGCTGGCCGTTCTTCGCGGCGCTGGCGGTCGGCACGTGCGTGGCCGCTCTGCTGGGAGCCCTGGTCGCATTGCCCGCGCTACGGCTCGGCGGGCGCTCCCTGGCGCTGGCGACGCTGGCCCTGGCCTTCCTGGCGGACCAGGTGCTCTTCCAGATGCGGTGGCTGCGCAACGGGGACTCCGGGTGGTCCATCCCGCGCCCCGTCATCGGGCCGGTGGACCTCTCCGACGACCGGGCGCTGGGCGTGGCCCTGCTCCTCCTGGTCGCGGCGGTCGCCGCCGGGCTGAGCGCGCTGCGGGCCTCCCCCTCGGGCCGCGCGATGCTCGCCGTACGGTCGGCTCCCGCGGCCGCGATGGCCTCCGGGGTGTCCGTGCTGCGCACGAAGCTCCTCCTCTTCACCCTGTCGGCGGGGCTGGCCGGCTTCGGGGGCGTGATGTACGCCTCGTACAACACCCGCATCACCGCTACGGACTTCACGGCGATGACCGGGCTGGTGTGGCTGGCGGTGGTCGTCGCGGCGGGCGTGCGCAGGCCGCAGTACGCGGTGGTGGCGGGGCTGGTCTTCGCCGTCGCTCCGCGGGTGATGGCGGACTACGTGACGGAGTCGGCGCACCTGCCGGTGATCCTGTTCGGCCTGGCGGGGTTGGCCTTGGCCAACGACCCCGACGGCTACTGCGCGGCGGTGCCGGTACGCCTGGCCCGCCGCCGGGCCGGCGCCTCGTCCGGCGCCAAAGCCATGGCCTCCGCCGGCACCTCGTCCGGGGCCGAGGCCGAGGCCGGGGCCGGAGCCGGGGCCGGAGCCGGGGCCGGGGCCGGGGCCGGGGCCGGAGCCGGGGCCGGGGCCGGGGCCGGGGCATCGGCCTCCACGGGAGCCGGGGCCGGGGCCGAAGCCGAAGCCGGGGCCGGGGGCGTTCCCGCGGCACGGGTCGGTGGCGGAGCCGGGGTGGGCCCTGCGGGGCTCTCCCCCACCCCGCCCCTTCCCGAAACCGGGGCTCCGCCCCCCGAACGCCGGGCAGGCTGGAAATCAGCCCCGCCGGCGTTTGAGGCGCGGGGGTCCGGGGGCGGAGCCCCCGAAAGGCCCGGGGGGCCGGGGGCAGCGCCCCCGGTTTCGGGAAGGGGCGGGGTGGGGGACACGCTGCCCGCAGGGCAGGCCTTCGCAGCCGGGCACTCCCCGGAGGGATCCGCCCCCGAGCCGCCGGTTCTGGAGGCATCCGTCCCGGAGCCGCCGGCTCCGAACCAGCCCGCCCGGGACCTGGCCGTCCCGGACACAGCCATACCGAACCAGCCCGCCAGGGAGAGGGCGACCTCGAATCCACCGGCGGAGCCGCCCGTGGGGGCGCCCGCCCTGGAGCTGCGCGGTGTCACCGCCGGGTACGACGGGGGGCTCGTGCTGCACGGGGTGGACCTCCTCGTGCGGCGCGGGGAGATCCTCGCCGTGCTCGGGCCCAACGGGGCCGGGAAGAGCACCGCCTGCCGGGTGGCGGCCGGCGCGCTGGCCGTCGTCGGCGGGAGCGTCCACGTGGGCGGGCGGGACGCCACCCGCGACGGCGCCGTGGGCCGCTCCCGGGCGGGAGTGCTGCTCGCACCCGAGGGGCGGGGGATCTTCCCCTCGCTCAGCATCGAGGAGAACCTCGCCCTCTACCTGAGGGACCCGTCCGAACGGGACGCCGTCTACGACCGGTTCCCCCGGTTGCGCGAGCGACGCTCGGTGTCCGCAGGGGCGTTGTCCGGCGGGGAACAGCAAATGCTGGCCCTCGCACCGCTGTTGCAGCGCCCGCCCGGGGTGCTGATCGCGGACGAACCCTCCCTGGGGCTCGCCCCGCGCGTGGTGGACGAGGTGTACGGGCTGCTCATGGAGCTCCGCGCCGCCGGCACCGCGCTCCTGCTGGTGGAGGAGAAGGCGGCCGAGATCCTCGGGATCGCCGACACCGTCGCCTACCTCTCGCAGGGCCGCGTCTCCTGGTGCGGCCCGCGCTCCGAGGTGGAGGCGGACCGGCTGACCGAGGCCTACCTGGGGATGGCGACATGA
- a CDS encoding class I SAM-dependent methyltransferase → MPTPRPLLDYDAEAEAYDATRGGAPRAEAAAAAVLGLLPPDTDTLLDLGCGTGIVTTRIAAARPGLRVLGADASYGMAAMARSRGVPVVLASGTRLPFRSGSLDAVSAVWLLHLLRSPGLVAAVIAEAGRVLRPGGVFVTTVDKDAAHDVGSDIDEVLAEHLTATPADSAHAVTGHAAAVGLHPAGETLFTGHGQGRTPRGAAEALLAGRYASRVHPRGITPRELADRLQLLPGPDTPRAEPTYRLRGFVRA, encoded by the coding sequence GTGCCCACGCCGAGACCGCTCCTGGACTACGACGCCGAAGCCGAGGCCTACGACGCCACCCGCGGCGGGGCCCCGCGCGCCGAGGCCGCCGCCGCGGCGGTCCTCGGCCTGCTCCCGCCGGACACCGACACCCTGCTCGACCTCGGCTGCGGCACGGGCATCGTCACCACCCGCATCGCCGCCGCCCGCCCGGGGCTGCGCGTCCTCGGCGCGGACGCCTCGTACGGGATGGCCGCCATGGCGCGCTCCCGCGGGGTCCCGGTGGTCCTCGCCTCCGGGACCCGGCTCCCGTTCCGCTCGGGTTCGCTCGACGCGGTCAGCGCGGTCTGGCTGCTGCACCTGCTCCGCTCGCCGGGGCTGGTGGCCGCCGTGATCGCCGAGGCCGGGCGGGTGCTGCGGCCCGGCGGGGTGTTCGTCACCACCGTCGACAAGGACGCCGCCCACGACGTGGGCAGCGATATCGACGAGGTGCTCGCCGAGCACCTCACCGCCACCCCCGCCGACTCCGCCCATGCCGTCACCGGCCACGCGGCCGCGGTGGGCCTGCACCCCGCCGGCGAAACCCTCTTCACCGGCCACGGCCAGGGCCGCACCCCGCGCGGGGCCGCCGAAGCCCTGCTCGCCGGGCGGTACGCCTCCCGGGTCCACCCGCGCGGGATCACCCCGCGCGAGCTCGCTGACCGGCTGCAGCTGCTGCCGGGACCGGACACCCCGCGCGCGGAGCCCACGTACCGGCTGCGCGGCTTCGTACGGGCCTGA
- a CDS encoding ABC transporter ATP-binding protein: MSAGEAPYVLEARGVSVRFGGVKALTGVDLGIRAGEVCGLIGPNGAGKTTLFDVLSGIRRPDQGRMLLDGVDVTRRSPVWRARRGMRRTFQRQQLFGQLSVADNVLVAQEWRGGGGGLAADLVASPTRRRRERERRERAARVLADCGIGALGDAYAGGLPVGRARMVELARAVADPPRVLLLDEPASGMSAPEREQLAAVVRRLAEEEGCAVLLVEHNVAFVMDLCTRVVVLDLGTVLAEGTAAEVRANALVREAYLGA; this comes from the coding sequence ATGAGCGCGGGCGAAGCCCCGTACGTACTGGAGGCCCGCGGCGTCAGTGTCCGGTTCGGCGGGGTCAAGGCGCTGACGGGCGTGGACCTCGGGATCCGGGCGGGCGAGGTGTGCGGGCTGATCGGGCCGAACGGGGCGGGGAAGACCACCCTGTTCGACGTGCTGTCCGGGATCCGGCGGCCCGATCAGGGCCGGATGCTGCTCGACGGGGTGGACGTCACCCGGCGCTCCCCCGTCTGGCGGGCCCGCCGCGGCATGCGCCGGACCTTCCAGCGCCAGCAGTTGTTCGGACAGCTCAGCGTGGCCGACAACGTCCTGGTCGCGCAGGAGTGGCGGGGCGGGGGCGGCGGCCTCGCCGCCGATCTGGTCGCCTCGCCCACCCGGCGCCGCCGGGAGCGGGAGCGGCGGGAGCGGGCCGCGCGGGTGCTGGCGGACTGCGGCATCGGCGCGCTCGGGGACGCGTACGCCGGCGGTCTGCCGGTGGGGCGGGCCCGGATGGTCGAGCTGGCCCGCGCCGTGGCCGATCCGCCCCGGGTGCTGCTCCTGGACGAGCCCGCGTCGGGCATGTCCGCGCCCGAACGCGAGCAGCTCGCGGCGGTCGTGCGCCGGCTCGCCGAGGAGGAGGGCTGCGCCGTGCTGCTGGTCGAGCACAACGTCGCCTTCGTGATGGACCTCTGCACCCGGGTGGTCGTCCTGGACCTGGGCACCGTGCTCGCCGAGGGCACGGCCGCCGAGGTACGGGCCAACGCGCTGGTCCGGGAGGCGTACCTGGGGGCCTAG